One genomic window of Dermacentor andersoni chromosome 8, qqDerAnde1_hic_scaffold, whole genome shotgun sequence includes the following:
- the LOC126525906 gene encoding transmembrane protein 104 isoform X3 gives MAGDSADASDSISPLVGLVYIFNLIVGTGALTMPAAFKDAGWLLSLIIVVVLAFMSYLTTTFVIEAMASANALVHWKTLQHYKRVVDEEESTITQAKQEDMVNELRTDDIISKCVDEDERVPLLLSNAAERMAESSHVNYFAITERFELGKMASLFFSKVGVNLFYICIAVYLYGDLAIYGAAISKSVRDVACQLPATSIENLTTPTNISNETHPNDLPCWKSSTITRGNAYRIFLLAFLGLVGPFTFFNVQKTKYLQIFTTLMRWIAFTSMIVLCALALGQGKGQGHPALAVPTGLPNLFGVCVYSFMCHHSLPSLVTPWREKRNLFPLLAADYMLILGFYTLLSFTGIFTFPELHDMYTLDFQMLVERFIFPLLALLPPVAIALATESVEFLVGFTGSYAGAFIQYIIPVALVHRARKQVLEALGLGVKNQHASPFRHGAWLIFVLVWAVACVTLVTVNHIIIRA, from the exons GTGGGACTGGTGTACATATTCAACCTGATTGTCGGCACAGGGGCACTCACAATGCCTGCAGCTTTCAAAGATGCTGGCTGGCTCCTCAGTCTCATCATTGTTGTTGTGCTTGCATTTATGAG CTACTTGACGACGACATTTGTGATTGAGGCCATGGCTTCAGCCAATGCACTTGTTCACTGGAAGACGCTGCAGCACTACAAGCGTGTGGTTGATGAGGAGGAGAGCACCATCACGCAGGCCAAGCAGGAGGACATGGTG AACGAACTCAGGACGGATGACATCATCTCCAAGTGTGTAGATGAGGATGAACGAGTGCCTCTTCTCTTAAGCA ATGCAGCAGAGCGAATGGCAGAGTCCTCACACGTCAACTATTTTGCCATCACTGAACGCTTCGAGCTG GGCAAGATGGCGTCCCTCTTTTTCAGCAAAG TGGGTGTGAATCTCTTCTACATCTGCATAGCTGTGTACCTGTATGGAGACCTGGCCATATACGGTGCGGCTATTTCAAAGTCTGTTCGTGACGTAGCATG CCAACTACCAGCGACTTCTATAGAAAACTTAACCACTCCGACCAACATCTCAAACGAAACTCATCCAAATGACCTGCCATGCTGGAAAAGCTCCACCATCACACGTGGAAATGCTTACAGGATATTTTTG TTGGCTTTCCTGGGTCTCGTTGGGCCGTTCACCTTCTTCAACGTGCAGAAGACAAAGTACTTGCAAATCTTCACAACCCTGATGCGCTGGATTG CGTTCACCTCGATGATCGTGCTGTGTGCTCTGGCCCTCGGCCAGGGTAAAGGTCAGGGCCACCCTGCCCTGGCCGTGCCCACAGGCCTGCCCAACCTGTTTGGGGTGTGCGTCTATTCGTTCATGTGCCACCACTCGCTGCCTTCGCTGGTTACCCCGTGGCGGGAGAAGCGCAACCTGTTCCCCCTGCTGGCTGCCGACTACATGCTCATCCTGGGCTTCTACACCCTGCTCAGCTTCACTGGCATCTTCACCTTTCCCGAGCTGCACGACATGTACACCCTCGACTTCCAG atGCTTGTAGAGCGCTTCATCTTCCCACTGCTGGCCTTGCTTCCACCAGTTGCCATTGCTTTAGCCACTGAGAGCGTAGAGTTCTTGGTTGGCTTCACGGGTTCCTACGCTGGTGCCTTCATCCAGTACATCATACCAGTGGCGCTGGTGCATCGAGCCAGGAAGCAAGTGCTCGAGGCGCTCGGACTCGGTGTCAAAAACCAACATGCCTCGCCATTCcgccatggtgcttggctcatcTTTGTGCTGGTGTGGGCAGTGGCATGTGTGACACTGGTGACCGTAAACCACATCATCATAAGGGCATAG
- the LOC126525906 gene encoding transmembrane protein 104 isoform X2, with protein MKAKLSKRNYLAIQIERVTNELRTDDIISKCVDEDERVPLLLSNAAERMAESSHVNYFAITERFELGKMASLFFSKVGVNLFYICIAVYLYGDLAIYGAAISKSVRDVACQLPATSIENLTTPTNISNETHPNDLPCWKSSTITRGNAYRIFLLAFLGLVGPFTFFNVQKTKYLQIFTTLMRWIAFTSMIVLCALALGQGKGQGHPALAVPTGLPNLFGVCVYSFMCHHSLPSLVTPWREKRNLFPLLAADYMLILGFYTLLSFTGIFTFPELHDMYTLDFQPNSDTGSSIIPRIPVLQYFLSLFPVFTLSTNFPIIAITLRNNLRSLFLREESASSQLGLKSRSISSSGSSIHVGTPPPQSCKQMLVERFIFPLLALLPPVAIALATESVEFLVGFTGSYAGAFIQYIIPVALVHRARKQVLEALGLGVKNQHASPFRHGAWLIFVLVWAVACVTLVTVNHIIIRA; from the exons ATGAAGGCCAAACTATCAAAGCGAAACTATCTGGCCATTCAGATCGAAAGGGTAACT AACGAACTCAGGACGGATGACATCATCTCCAAGTGTGTAGATGAGGATGAACGAGTGCCTCTTCTCTTAAGCA ATGCAGCAGAGCGAATGGCAGAGTCCTCACACGTCAACTATTTTGCCATCACTGAACGCTTCGAGCTG GGCAAGATGGCGTCCCTCTTTTTCAGCAAAG TGGGTGTGAATCTCTTCTACATCTGCATAGCTGTGTACCTGTATGGAGACCTGGCCATATACGGTGCGGCTATTTCAAAGTCTGTTCGTGACGTAGCATG CCAACTACCAGCGACTTCTATAGAAAACTTAACCACTCCGACCAACATCTCAAACGAAACTCATCCAAATGACCTGCCATGCTGGAAAAGCTCCACCATCACACGTGGAAATGCTTACAGGATATTTTTG TTGGCTTTCCTGGGTCTCGTTGGGCCGTTCACCTTCTTCAACGTGCAGAAGACAAAGTACTTGCAAATCTTCACAACCCTGATGCGCTGGATTG CGTTCACCTCGATGATCGTGCTGTGTGCTCTGGCCCTCGGCCAGGGTAAAGGTCAGGGCCACCCTGCCCTGGCCGTGCCCACAGGCCTGCCCAACCTGTTTGGGGTGTGCGTCTATTCGTTCATGTGCCACCACTCGCTGCCTTCGCTGGTTACCCCGTGGCGGGAGAAGCGCAACCTGTTCCCCCTGCTGGCTGCCGACTACATGCTCATCCTGGGCTTCTACACCCTGCTCAGCTTCACTGGCATCTTCACCTTTCCCGAGCTGCACGACATGTACACCCTCGACTTCCAG CCGAACAGCGACACGGGCAGCTCGATCATTCCACGCATTCCAGTGCTCCAGTACTTCCTGTCGCTCTTCCCAGTGTTCACGCTAAGCACAAATTTCCCCATCATTGCCATCACACTCCGCAACAACCTGCGCTCCCTGTTCCTCCGTGAGGAATCCGCATCCAGCCAGTTGGGGTTGAAATCCCGCAGCATATCATCATCGGGTAGTTCCATCCATGTCGGAACACCACCACCACAGTCATGCAAGCAG atGCTTGTAGAGCGCTTCATCTTCCCACTGCTGGCCTTGCTTCCACCAGTTGCCATTGCTTTAGCCACTGAGAGCGTAGAGTTCTTGGTTGGCTTCACGGGTTCCTACGCTGGTGCCTTCATCCAGTACATCATACCAGTGGCGCTGGTGCATCGAGCCAGGAAGCAAGTGCTCGAGGCGCTCGGACTCGGTGTCAAAAACCAACATGCCTCGCCATTCcgccatggtgcttggctcatcTTTGTGCTGGTGTGGGCAGTGGCATGTGTGACACTGGTGACCGTAAACCACATCATCATAAGGGCATAG
- the LOC126525906 gene encoding transmembrane protein 104 isoform X1: MAGDSADASDSISPLVGLVYIFNLIVGTGALTMPAAFKDAGWLLSLIIVVVLAFMSYLTTTFVIEAMASANALVHWKTLQHYKRVVDEEESTITQAKQEDMVNELRTDDIISKCVDEDERVPLLLSNAAERMAESSHVNYFAITERFELGKMASLFFSKVGVNLFYICIAVYLYGDLAIYGAAISKSVRDVACQLPATSIENLTTPTNISNETHPNDLPCWKSSTITRGNAYRIFLLAFLGLVGPFTFFNVQKTKYLQIFTTLMRWIAFTSMIVLCALALGQGKGQGHPALAVPTGLPNLFGVCVYSFMCHHSLPSLVTPWREKRNLFPLLAADYMLILGFYTLLSFTGIFTFPELHDMYTLDFQPNSDTGSSIIPRIPVLQYFLSLFPVFTLSTNFPIIAITLRNNLRSLFLREESASSQLGLKSRSISSSGSSIHVGTPPPQSCKQMLVERFIFPLLALLPPVAIALATESVEFLVGFTGSYAGAFIQYIIPVALVHRARKQVLEALGLGVKNQHASPFRHGAWLIFVLVWAVACVTLVTVNHIIIRA, translated from the exons GTGGGACTGGTGTACATATTCAACCTGATTGTCGGCACAGGGGCACTCACAATGCCTGCAGCTTTCAAAGATGCTGGCTGGCTCCTCAGTCTCATCATTGTTGTTGTGCTTGCATTTATGAG CTACTTGACGACGACATTTGTGATTGAGGCCATGGCTTCAGCCAATGCACTTGTTCACTGGAAGACGCTGCAGCACTACAAGCGTGTGGTTGATGAGGAGGAGAGCACCATCACGCAGGCCAAGCAGGAGGACATGGTG AACGAACTCAGGACGGATGACATCATCTCCAAGTGTGTAGATGAGGATGAACGAGTGCCTCTTCTCTTAAGCA ATGCAGCAGAGCGAATGGCAGAGTCCTCACACGTCAACTATTTTGCCATCACTGAACGCTTCGAGCTG GGCAAGATGGCGTCCCTCTTTTTCAGCAAAG TGGGTGTGAATCTCTTCTACATCTGCATAGCTGTGTACCTGTATGGAGACCTGGCCATATACGGTGCGGCTATTTCAAAGTCTGTTCGTGACGTAGCATG CCAACTACCAGCGACTTCTATAGAAAACTTAACCACTCCGACCAACATCTCAAACGAAACTCATCCAAATGACCTGCCATGCTGGAAAAGCTCCACCATCACACGTGGAAATGCTTACAGGATATTTTTG TTGGCTTTCCTGGGTCTCGTTGGGCCGTTCACCTTCTTCAACGTGCAGAAGACAAAGTACTTGCAAATCTTCACAACCCTGATGCGCTGGATTG CGTTCACCTCGATGATCGTGCTGTGTGCTCTGGCCCTCGGCCAGGGTAAAGGTCAGGGCCACCCTGCCCTGGCCGTGCCCACAGGCCTGCCCAACCTGTTTGGGGTGTGCGTCTATTCGTTCATGTGCCACCACTCGCTGCCTTCGCTGGTTACCCCGTGGCGGGAGAAGCGCAACCTGTTCCCCCTGCTGGCTGCCGACTACATGCTCATCCTGGGCTTCTACACCCTGCTCAGCTTCACTGGCATCTTCACCTTTCCCGAGCTGCACGACATGTACACCCTCGACTTCCAG CCGAACAGCGACACGGGCAGCTCGATCATTCCACGCATTCCAGTGCTCCAGTACTTCCTGTCGCTCTTCCCAGTGTTCACGCTAAGCACAAATTTCCCCATCATTGCCATCACACTCCGCAACAACCTGCGCTCCCTGTTCCTCCGTGAGGAATCCGCATCCAGCCAGTTGGGGTTGAAATCCCGCAGCATATCATCATCGGGTAGTTCCATCCATGTCGGAACACCACCACCACAGTCATGCAAGCAG atGCTTGTAGAGCGCTTCATCTTCCCACTGCTGGCCTTGCTTCCACCAGTTGCCATTGCTTTAGCCACTGAGAGCGTAGAGTTCTTGGTTGGCTTCACGGGTTCCTACGCTGGTGCCTTCATCCAGTACATCATACCAGTGGCGCTGGTGCATCGAGCCAGGAAGCAAGTGCTCGAGGCGCTCGGACTCGGTGTCAAAAACCAACATGCCTCGCCATTCcgccatggtgcttggctcatcTTTGTGCTGGTGTGGGCAGTGGCATGTGTGACACTGGTGACCGTAAACCACATCATCATAAGGGCATAG